One stretch of Glycine soja cultivar W05 chromosome 7, ASM419377v2, whole genome shotgun sequence DNA includes these proteins:
- the LOC114418063 gene encoding factor of DNA methylation 1-like, giving the protein MDYSSEEDSDISESEIEEYAEKPYEQLRAGKYKVKNLNGTLRCPYCAGKKKQEFKYKDLLQHASGVGKGSANRSAQQKANHLALAKYLETDLACEAEPIQRPALPQAVNQPLHQEDLYVWPWTGIIVNIKGKSIDSGYWLKEFAKFRPIDFRIFLKDDDLIAGAVVDFNNDWNGFMNASDFEKSFEAARHGKKDWNSRKLEAGSNIYGWVAREDDYNCGGPIGEYLRNKGRLRTVTDIVQEASESRNSIVTNLTNEIEITNENLDKMQYKFNEKTMSLSRMLEEKDKLHNAFEEESRNMQRRARNEVRRILDEQEKLSSELEEKKRKLDSWSRDLNKREALTDQEKKKLEEDNKKKDLRNESLQLASKEQKIADENVLRLVEEQKREKEEAYNKILQLEKQLDAKQKLEMEIEELKGKLQVMKHLGDEDDAAVQNKIKEMNDELQEKVDNLENMEAMNQTLIVKERQSNDELQEARKELIKGLDDMLNAPRTKIGLKRMGELDQKVFVNNCKKRFPLEEAGTKGVELCSLWQENVKNSAWHPFKVVTVDDKAENIINEEDEKLRSLKHEWGDEIYSAVVTALKEINEYNASGGYTVVELWNFKDNRKATLKEVINYIMEHIKPLKRKRA; this is encoded by the exons ATGGACTACAGCTCTGAAGAAGATTCTGATATCAGTGAATCTGAGATTGAAGAGTACGCAGAGAAACCATATGAACAGTTAAGGGCTGGGAAATACAAGGTTAAAAATTTGAATGGAACTCTTAGATGTCCTTACTGTGCTGGGaagaaaaaacaagaattcaaatatAAGGATTTATTGCAACATGCATCAGGAGTTGGTAAGGGTTCTGCTAACAGAAGTGCACAACAAAAGGCAAACCACCTTGCTCTAGCAAAGTATTTGGAGACCGACCTAGCCTGTGAAGCAGAGCCAATCCAGCGCCCAGCTCTACCCCAAGCTGTCAATCAACCTTTACATCAAGAAGATCTTTATGTTTGGCCTTGGACAGGTATAATTGTTAACATAAAGGGAAAATCTATCGATTCTGGATATTGGTTGAAGGAATTTGCTAAATTCAGACCAATAGATTTCCGTATATTCTTGAAAGATGATGACCTCATTGCTGGGGCTGTGGTAGACTTCAACAACGACTGGAATGGTTTCATGAATGCAAGTGACTTTGAGAAGTCATTTGAAGCTGCACGTCATGGTAAGAAGGATTGGAATTCAAGGAAATTAGAAGCTGGCTCAAACATTTATGGATGGGTTGCCCGGGAAGATGATTATAATTGTGGAGGGCCAATAGGGGAATACCTCCGCAACAAAGGAAGGTTGAGGACAGTTACAGATATTGTTCAAGAGGCATCTGAAAGCAGGAATAGTATTGTGACAAACTTGACTAATGAAATTGAGATTACAAACGAAAACCTTGATAAAATGCAATATAAGTTTAATGAAAAGACCATGTCCTTGAGTAGGATGCTTGAGGAGAAAGATAAGCTTCACAATGCCTTTGAAGAAG aaTCAAGGAATATGCAGCGTAGAGCTCGTAATGAGGTACGGAGGATCTTGGATGAACAAGAAAAGCTGAGTAGTGAATTGGAGGAAAAAAAGCGGAAGCTTGATTCCTGGAGTAGAGATCTAAACAAACGTGAGGCCCTAACTgatcaagagaagaagaaacttGAAGAGGACAACAAGAAG AAAGATCTGAGGAATGAGTCACTCCAATTGGCTTCAAAGGAACAAAAGATAGCCGATGAGAATGTCTTAAGGCTTGTTGAAGAGCAAAAG CGAGAGAAAGAGGAGGCCTATAACAAGATACTTCAGTTGGAAAAACAGCTAGATGCCAAACAAAAGTTGGAAATGGAAATTGAAGAGTTAAAAGGGAAATTGCAAGTTATGAAGCATCTTGGAGATGAAGATGATGCAGCTGttcagaataaaataaaagagatgaatgatgaattgcaagaaaaAGTAGATAATTTGGAAAATATGGAGGCCATGAATCAAACCCTCATTGTGAAGGAGCGTCAGAGTAATGATGAACTGCAGGAAGCTCGTAAAGAATTAATAAAA gggttagacgatATGCTGAATGCTCCTAGAACTAAAATTGGGCTCAAGAGAATGGGAGAACTTGATCAGAAGGTTTTTGTGAATAACTGCAAGAAAAGATTTCCTCTTGAAGAAGCTGGGACCAAAGGTGTCGAGCTTTGTTCTTTGTGGCAGGAAAATGTGAAGAATTCAGCTTGGCATCCATTTAAAGTGGTCACAGTTGATGATAAAGCAGAG AATATTATAAATGAGGAAGATGAGAAGTTACGAAGCCTCAAGCATGAATGGGGAGATGAGATATATTCAGCTGTTGTTACAgccttaaaagaaataaatgaatacAATGCAAGCGGTGGGTATACTGTTGTGGAGCTATGGAACTTCAAGGATAATAGGAAGGCTACATTGAAAGAAGTTATCAATTATATTATGGAACATATCAAACCACTTAAGCGCAAGAGAGCTTAG
- the LOC114419279 gene encoding putative pectinesterase/pectinesterase inhibitor 28: protein MSEGNAGKGKRIAIIGVSTLLLVAMVVAVTIGVNLNENGSNNDIEDNKKNHVASSIKAVQTLCHPTNYEKECEESLIAGAGNTTDPKELVKIFFNITITKIGDKLKETNILHEIEEEPRAKMALDTCKQLMDLSIGELTRSLDGINEFNLINVDKILMNLKVWLSGAITYQDTCLDGFENTTSDAGKKMKDLLTIGMHMSSNALAIVTDLADTVNDWNITKSFGRRLLQDSELPSWVDQHRLLNENASPFKRKPNVTVAIDGSGDFKSINEALKQVPEKNRKPFVIYIKEGVYQEYVEVTKKMTHVVFIGEGGKKTRISGNKNFIDGTNTYRTATVAIQGDHFVAINMGFENSAGPHKHQAVALRVQADKSIFYNCSMDGYQDTLYAHTMRQFYRDCTISGTIDFVFGNALAVFQNCTFVVRKPLENQQCIVTAQGRKEIQQPSGIVIQGGSIVSDPEFYSVRFENKAYLARPWKNYSRTIIMDTYIDDLIDADGYLPWQGLEGPSGMDTCFYAEYHNIGPGSDKSKRVKWAGIWNLNSKAARWFSPSKFFHGTDWIEVTGIPCFPGVPKHHRHKKTILNWQ, encoded by the exons ATGTCAGAGGGAAATGCAGGGAAAGGAAAGAGAATCGCCATCATTGGCGTCTCAACCTTATTGTTGGTGGCTATGGTTGTGGCGGTCACAATTGGGGTCAATCTCAATGAGAATGGTTCCAACAATGATATAGAGGACAACAAGAAAAATCATGTTGCTTCTTCCATAAAAGCCGTCCAAACCCTTTGTCATCCCACAAATTATGAGAAAGAATGCGAGGAAAGCCTTATAGCTGGGGCTGGAAATACCACAGATCCAAAAGAACTCGTCAAAATTTTCTTCAACATCACCATTACAAAAATTGGTGATAAACTCAAAGAAACTAATATTTTGCATGAGATTGAGGAGGAACCCAGAGCCAAGATGGCACTTGACACTTGCAAGCAACTCATGGATCTTTCTATTGGGGAATTAACAAGGTCACTTGATGGAATAAATGAGTTTAACCTCATAAATGTTGACAAAATCCTCATGAATTTAAAAGTTTGGCTTAGTGGTGCGATTACATACCAAGATACTTGCTTGGATGGGTTTGAGAACACCACTAGTGATGCTGGCAAAAAGATGAAGGATTTGTTGACGATAGGCATGCATATGAGCAGCAATGCCCTTGCCATTGTAACAGATTTGGCTGACACTGTTAATGATTGGAATATCACAAAATCATTTGGGCGTCGCCTCCTTCAAGATTCTGAGCTTCCGTCATGGGTTGATCAACATAGACTCCTTAATGAAAATGCAAGTCCATTCAAACGCAAGCCTAATGTTACTGTAGCCATAGATGGTAGTGGAGATTTCAAAAGCATCAATGAGGCATTGAAGCAAGTGCCTGAGAAAAACCGAAAGCCATTTGTGATCTACATCAAGGAAGGCGTTTACCAAGAGTATGTTGaagttacaaaaaaaatgaccCATGTGGTGTTTATTGGTGAAGGGGGGAAAAAGACACGAATATCTGGTAACAAAAACTTCATAGATGGAACGAACACTTATAGAACTGCCACTGTCG CTATTCAAGGAGATCACTTTGTGGCCATCAATATGGGGTTTGAGAATTCTGCTGGACCTCATAAGCATCAAGCGGTGGCATTGAGAGTCCAAGCAGACAAGTCCATCTTTTACAATTGCTCAATGGATGGGTATCAAGACACACTTTATGCACACACCATGCGTCAATTCTATAGAGATTGCACCATTTCAGGTACCATCGACTTTGTGTTCGGTAATGCACTAGCTGTTTTTCAAAATTGCACTTTCGTGGTCCGAAAGCCACTGGAGAACCAACAATGCATTGTGACTGCACAAGGTAGAAAAGAGATACAACAACCATCGGGAATAGTAATCCAAGGGGGATCCATTGTGTCTGACCCTGAGTTCTACTCTGTGAGATTTGAGAACAAGGCTTACCTAGCTCGTCCATGGAAGAATTACTCCAGGACCATCATCATGGACACATACATTGATGATTTGATTGACGCTGATGGGTATTTGCCATGGCAAGGACTAGAGGGTCCTTCTGGTATGGATACTTGCTTCTATGCCGAGTACCACAACATTGGCCCCGGTTCAGACAAATCCAAGCGTGTGAAATGGGCTGGGATTTGGAACCTCAATTCAAAAGCTGCACGTTGGTTCTCACCATCTAAGTTTTTTCATGGAACTGATTGGATTGAGGTTACTGGAATTCCTTGCTTTCCTGGCGTGCCGAAACACCATAGGCACAAAAAGACAATACTTAATTGGCAATAA